One window of the Spirochaetia bacterium 38H-sp genome contains the following:
- the add gene encoding adenosine deaminase — protein MSQKKLQKEVIRQFPKVELHRHLEGTFAGETLHRLALKNGLDVPKTYEEFKKTAQFPKDSEPDFLKFLSKFRTDWYKSLGDIEEIVYQSVKNLSNDGIFYIELRFSPEHFALNNNFNREEVTKIIVRAGNQAAKEEGFNIRYLITFNRNKQNQQQMLELYNKIKKLEIEEIVGIDLAGDEIHYGPELFIDFFKQIKKDNRYGITVHAGEVTPAEEIWKAIKNLNATRIGHGTAAIKDEKLQNYLKEKFIILEQCITSNYQTGSWTDSKNHPFGTLFKKGVPVTLNSDDPFIQDTDLTDDYIKAIEYFSLSFEDLKKINHYAIEGSFLSETEKKELLTKFDKKAESFKKMLI, from the coding sequence ATGTCACAAAAAAAACTTCAAAAAGAAGTAATACGTCAGTTTCCAAAAGTAGAACTGCACAGACACCTTGAGGGAACCTTTGCCGGAGAAACACTTCACCGCCTTGCCCTAAAAAACGGTCTAGATGTACCAAAAACATATGAAGAGTTTAAAAAAACAGCTCAATTTCCAAAAGACTCAGAACCGGATTTTCTTAAATTTCTTTCTAAATTCAGAACAGATTGGTACAAAAGCCTTGGAGACATAGAAGAAATAGTATACCAATCCGTAAAAAATCTTTCAAACGACGGCATTTTTTACATAGAACTCCGATTTTCTCCAGAACACTTTGCACTCAATAACAACTTTAACAGAGAAGAAGTAACAAAAATAATAGTAAGAGCAGGCAATCAAGCTGCAAAAGAAGAAGGCTTTAATATACGATATCTGATAACATTTAACAGAAACAAACAAAACCAACAACAAATGTTGGAATTGTACAACAAGATAAAAAAACTAGAAATAGAAGAAATAGTGGGAATAGATCTGGCAGGCGACGAAATACATTATGGTCCAGAACTATTTATAGACTTTTTTAAACAAATAAAAAAGGATAACAGATACGGGATAACAGTCCATGCAGGAGAAGTAACTCCAGCAGAAGAAATTTGGAAAGCAATAAAAAATCTAAATGCCACCAGAATAGGACATGGAACAGCTGCGATAAAAGATGAAAAATTACAAAACTATTTAAAAGAAAAGTTTATAATATTAGAACAATGCATAACATCCAATTATCAGACTGGTTCATGGACAGACTCAAAGAACCATCCATTTGGAACCCTGTTTAAAAAAGGTGTTCCTGTAACGCTTAACTCTGACGATCCTTTTATCCAAGATACAGATCTGACTGATGATTACATAAAGGCAATAGAATATTTTTCTTTATCGTTTGAAGACCTGAAAAAAATAAATCACTATGCTATAGAAGGCAGCTTTTTATCAGAAACAGAAAAAAAAGAATTATTAACAAAGTTTGATAAAAAAGCAGAAAGCTTTAAAAAAATGTTAATATAA
- the gyrA gene encoding DNA topoisomerase (ATP-hydrolyzing) subunit A — protein MAQLQGKVIPIPIEDEIKNSYLNYAMSVIVSRALPDARDGLKPVQRRILYAMYEMGLRHDRAYKKCGRIVGDVLGKYHPHGDQSIYDALVRLAQDFSLRYPMVIGQGNFGSVDGDPPAAMRYTEAKLQKIAEEMLKDINKETVDFIPNYDDSLKEPSVLPAAVPYLLVNGVSGIAVGMATNMAPHNLNEVAKAISAYIKNPNIKDKELLKYIKGPDFPTGGIIYGLKGIRSSYLTGKGAITVRARFTLETLRSGKDAIIVTEIPYAVNKTNLLEKIASLVKDKKIDGISEIRDESDRNGMRIVFELKRGAIPKVIINRLFKMTPLQTVFYVNNVALVDGRPKTLTLKELIKYFVDHRQEIVIRRAKYDLKKAEERAHILEGLKIALDNIDEVIAIIKKSRTVDTARTNLIKRFSLSERQAQAILDMRLQKLTSLETRKIVEELQATLKLIAELKALLASEEKILQVVKEETLKIAEDYGDDRRTEIVPEEAENLDIEDLIQKEDMVVIISKDGFIKRMPVSAYRRQGRGGRGLSGGKLNGDDAVTHLFIASTHDYILFLSNEGKAYYLKVHEIPEGSRIARGKIIRSLIQMSPDEDVSAVVAISSFESDDFLFLVTAKGYAKRLDISTLSNAKTRGVNAISLDNGDYLVDALLTKGNGEVVLVSRGGYALRCKEEHFRVMGRTARGVSAMNLSAGDEICGAALVEKDKYLLLVSSYGYGKRLSFEQFSPHGRATKGQIAYKVSEKTGELAAAISVDYKDDIMVVTAQGNIIKMAVKDVSEMGRQASGVKVVNIDNADYAVSVDRIARDKD, from the coding sequence GTGGCTCAGTTACAGGGAAAAGTAATACCTATTCCTATAGAAGATGAGATAAAAAACTCTTATCTCAATTATGCTATGTCCGTAATAGTAAGTCGTGCTCTTCCAGATGCAAGAGATGGTTTAAAACCTGTACAGCGAAGAATTCTTTATGCAATGTATGAGATGGGGCTTAGGCATGATAGGGCCTATAAGAAGTGCGGACGCATAGTAGGAGATGTTCTTGGAAAATATCATCCTCATGGAGATCAGAGTATATATGATGCTCTTGTAAGGCTTGCTCAAGATTTTTCTTTAAGATATCCAATGGTTATAGGACAGGGGAACTTTGGTTCTGTTGATGGAGATCCTCCGGCTGCAATGAGATATACGGAGGCAAAGCTTCAGAAAATTGCTGAAGAAATGCTAAAGGATATAAATAAGGAAACAGTAGATTTTATACCAAACTATGATGATAGTCTTAAAGAACCTTCTGTATTGCCGGCTGCTGTTCCTTATCTTCTTGTAAACGGGGTGAGTGGGATTGCTGTGGGAATGGCTACCAATATGGCTCCGCATAATTTGAATGAGGTTGCAAAGGCTATTTCGGCATATATAAAAAATCCAAATATAAAAGATAAGGAGCTATTGAAATATATAAAAGGTCCGGATTTTCCTACAGGAGGTATAATATACGGACTAAAAGGAATAAGAAGTTCTTATCTTACCGGTAAAGGCGCTATTACGGTTCGTGCTAGGTTTACTCTGGAGACATTGCGCTCCGGGAAAGATGCAATAATTGTGACAGAAATACCTTATGCAGTAAACAAAACAAATCTTTTAGAAAAAATAGCTTCTCTTGTCAAGGATAAAAAAATAGATGGAATATCTGAGATTAGAGATGAATCCGACAGGAACGGAATGAGAATTGTTTTTGAATTAAAAAGAGGAGCTATCCCAAAAGTCATTATTAATAGGCTTTTTAAGATGACACCTCTCCAAACTGTATTTTATGTAAACAATGTTGCACTTGTTGATGGACGGCCTAAGACATTAACTCTAAAAGAATTGATAAAATATTTTGTCGATCATAGACAAGAAATAGTTATAAGAAGGGCAAAGTATGATTTAAAAAAAGCAGAAGAAAGAGCTCATATTCTGGAAGGACTCAAAATTGCTCTGGATAACATTGATGAGGTTATAGCAATAATCAAAAAGTCCAGAACAGTAGATACAGCTAGAACTAATCTTATAAAGCGTTTTTCTCTGTCAGAAAGACAGGCTCAGGCCATACTTGATATGCGCTTGCAAAAACTGACAAGTTTGGAAACCAGAAAAATCGTAGAAGAGCTTCAAGCAACCTTAAAACTAATAGCAGAGCTAAAAGCTCTTCTTGCCAGTGAGGAAAAGATACTACAAGTTGTTAAAGAAGAAACGTTGAAAATAGCAGAAGATTATGGTGATGACAGAAGAACAGAAATTGTTCCTGAGGAAGCAGAGAATCTTGATATAGAAGATCTTATTCAAAAAGAAGATATGGTGGTAATCATATCTAAGGACGGTTTTATAAAAAGAATGCCGGTAAGTGCTTACAGGAGGCAGGGGAGAGGCGGAAGAGGTTTGAGTGGCGGTAAGCTTAACGGAGATGATGCCGTAACGCATCTCTTTATAGCATCTACACATGATTATATATTATTTTTGAGTAATGAGGGAAAAGCTTATTATCTTAAAGTACATGAGATTCCTGAGGGTTCCAGGATTGCAAGAGGAAAAATCATAAGAAGTCTCATACAAATGTCTCCTGATGAGGATGTCTCTGCAGTGGTTGCAATAAGCTCTTTTGAGTCTGATGATTTTCTTTTCCTTGTTACGGCAAAGGGCTATGCTAAGAGACTGGATATTTCTACTTTGTCCAATGCTAAAACAAGAGGTGTAAATGCTATAAGTCTTGATAATGGTGATTATCTTGTGGATGCTCTTCTTACAAAAGGCAATGGAGAGGTTGTTCTTGTTTCTAGAGGTGGATATGCTCTTAGGTGTAAAGAAGAGCACTTTAGGGTCATGGGAAGAACTGCCAGAGGTGTTTCTGCTATGAATTTGTCTGCTGGAGATGAAATATGTGGTGCTGCTCTGGTAGAAAAGGATAAGTATTTACTTCTTGTTAGCAGCTATGGATATGGTAAGAGGCTTTCATTTGAACAGTTTTCTCCACACGGGAGAGCTACAAAAGGACAGATAGCTTATAAAGTGTCAGAAAAGACAGGTGAACTAGCAGCTGCTATTTCTGTGGATTATAAAGACGACATTATGGTTGTCACAGCACAGGGAAACATTATAAAAATGGCAGTAAAGGATGTGTCTGAGATGGGAAGGCAGGCTTCCGGAGTAAAGGTTGTAAATATAGACAATGCCGATTATGCTGTCTCTGTTGACAGGATTGCTCGAGATAAGGATTGA
- a CDS encoding AAA family ATPase translates to MITVFANQKGGVGKTTTAVNLGASLAELGKRVLLVDFDPQGNLSSSVGVSSSDKTIYDVIHGGVGAKDAVRGTEMLGLDVIPSGIDLTAANVELVDTDNREFVLREAIAPLKDDYDYIFIDSPPSLGLLTINGLVAAEQVFIPLQCEYFALEGLSLLLSSVDRIRKNLNPNLKIGGIIFTMFDSRTRLSNEVVENVVSHFGRKVFRTIIPRNVNLSEAPSFGKPINLYKPSSIGAKSYMKLAEEVIARG, encoded by the coding sequence ATGATTACGGTTTTTGCCAATCAAAAGGGTGGTGTGGGTAAAACAACTACTGCGGTTAATCTTGGTGCGTCTCTTGCAGAGCTTGGTAAGAGGGTTTTACTGGTGGATTTTGATCCTCAAGGTAATTTATCAAGCAGTGTTGGTGTAAGTTCTTCTGATAAAACTATTTATGATGTTATACATGGTGGTGTGGGTGCAAAGGATGCTGTCAGAGGCACAGAGATGCTGGGTCTGGATGTGATTCCTTCTGGTATCGATCTTACTGCAGCAAATGTAGAGCTTGTGGATACGGATAACAGAGAGTTTGTACTCAGGGAGGCTATTGCTCCGCTTAAAGATGACTATGATTATATTTTTATCGATTCTCCTCCATCTCTCGGTTTGCTTACGATAAACGGGCTTGTGGCTGCAGAGCAGGTTTTTATCCCGTTGCAATGTGAGTATTTTGCTCTTGAAGGGCTGTCTCTTTTGTTGTCTTCTGTTGACAGAATAAGAAAAAATCTCAACCCCAATCTCAAAATAGGTGGTATAATATTTACTATGTTTGATTCTAGGACAAGGTTGTCCAATGAGGTTGTGGAAAATGTTGTTTCCCACTTTGGTAGAAAGGTTTTTAGAACTATTATTCCAAGAAATGTAAACCTATCTGAGGCTCCTTCCTTTGGCAAACCTATTAACCTTTATAAGCCTTCTAGCATAGGGGCAAAGAGCTATATGAAGCTTGCTGAGGAGGTGATTGCTCGTGGCTAA
- a CDS encoding NifU family protein codes for MKQEDVQNLINEIRPSLMADGGDIELVEVSEDGIVKVRLKGACTGCPMSQITLKQGVEAYLKRKMPEIVSVEAV; via the coding sequence ATGAAACAAGAAGACGTACAAAATCTCATCAACGAGATAAGACCCTCTCTTATGGCAGACGGAGGAGACATAGAGTTGGTAGAAGTAAGTGAGGATGGAATAGTAAAAGTAAGGCTAAAAGGGGCATGCACAGGATGTCCTATGTCACAAATAACATTAAAACAAGGAGTAGAAGCCTATCTAAAACGAAAAATGCCAGAAATAGTATCTGTAGAGGCGGTTTAA